In one Cottoperca gobio chromosome 12, fCotGob3.1, whole genome shotgun sequence genomic region, the following are encoded:
- the oacyl gene encoding O-acyltransferase like protein, with protein sequence MYDAFGKMGSNIEGGNVNQPGLLQECRSAHGPAFSGQYCQVFLRQGALQYFVGICVPDSCGEDEVQTLVLYGRLQFGQMSLIPPLPPILVNQSTQEMIMTHCLSNATAPDASDATCLFVCCVMVAIPLAATLFTAIMRWQRHREVRPTAEASCLNPGLMLYGTLKTNGSYSSDINSNTLEENSNSSPRHTPSCFPRSCMSRCLQAFSLQTTSQGVFSTSSSIPGGGYSSLNGIRVLSLFWIICGHSAQFPVINNLDNYKNWKRTVESNPLHVLTISGPVFLAVDTFLLLGGLLSAKSLLGSIDRAEDKLSPGLVASYLFRRIKRIQPLHLFIMCLTIGLISLVQWGPYWFPFIDTLMDCKTYWWANLLLISNLLPVHEICIPWTWYLSLDFQCYATTPLLVYFYRLNRGVFVVVAGSLLLMTTVAGAVITALLQLPVFQPSTLTSEYYVLYYYVKPYTRYGPFLIGILTGIYLSTKKDPLLKQKWQAALGWFSCLSIMAVLVGLAYVLRETPAYPSVPHALYQGLHRPLWALAVTWIILACEEGYGGWIKSFLSLGLWVPLSNISFACYLTHPVFIILYIGLQETPIHYMDINFMYLFFGHLVLTLGVSYVFSVLVEKPYLLLKWSST encoded by the exons A TGTATGATGCATTTGGAAAGATGGGTAGTAACATCGAAGGAGGTAATGTCAACCAGCCCGGCCTGCTGCAGGAGTGTCGCTCTGCACACGGGCCCGCCTTCTCCGGACAGTACTGCCAGGTGTTCCTCAGGCAG GGAGCACTCCAGTACTTTGTGGGTATTTGTGTTCCTGACTCTTGTGGAGAAGACGAGGTGCAAACGCTGGTGCTGTACG GAAGACTTCAGTTTGGTCAGATGTCCCTCATTCCTCCTTTACCTCCCATCCTGGTCAATCAGTCCACTCAGGAGATGATCATGACCCACTGTTTGTCCAACGCCACTGCCCCTGATGCTTCTGATGCCACGTGTCT gtttgtgtgttgtgtaatgGTAGCCATTCCTCTTGCGGCCACCCTGTTTACAGCTATAATGAGGTGGCAGCGGCACAGAGAGGTCCGGCCCACGGCGGAGGCTTCCTGTTTAAACCCTGGCCTCATGCTTTATGGCACCCTGAAGACTAATGGCTCCTACAGCAGCGATATTAATAGTAACACTTTGGAGGAAAATAGTAATA gCAGTCCCAGGCACACGCCATCGTGTTTCCCTCGAAGCTGCATGTCCCGGTGCCTTCAGGCGTTCTCTCTACAGACCACCAGCCAGGGCGTCTTCAGCACCTCCTCATCCATCCCAGGAGGAGGCTACTCCTCCCTGAATGGCATCCGTGTTCTCAGCCTGTTCTGGATCATATGTGGACACTCTGCACAGTTCCCAGTAATAAACAACCTGG ATAACTACAAAAACTGGAAGAGAACAGTTGAAAGCAACCCTCTGCATGTGCTTACCATCAGCGGGCCTGTGTTTCTGGCTGTAGACACCTTTCTACTGCTGGG GGGTCTGCTTAGTGCGAAGTCTCTGCTGGGCTCCATCGACAGGGCTGAGGACAAGCTGAGCCCCGGTTTGGTGGCCAGCTACCTCTTCAGGAGGATTAAAAG GATTCAACCACTGCATCTGTTTATTATGTGTCTAACCATCGGCCTCATCTCGCTGGTCCAGTGGGGACCTTACTGGTTCCCATTTATAGATACACTGATGGATTGTAAGACGTACTGGTGGGCTAACTTACTGTTGATAAGCAATCTCCTCCCAGTCCATGAGATA TGTATTCCTTGGACATGGTACCTGTCTCTGGACTTCCAGTGTTATGCCACCACTCCTCTGTTGGTCTATTTCTACAGACT AAACAgaggtgtgtttgtggttgtggCTGGAAGCCTTCTGCTGATGACCACTGTGGCCGGTGCTGTTATCACTGCACTCCTGCAGCTGCCCGTCTTTCAGCCGTCGACACT GACATCTGAGTATTATGTCTTATATTACTATGTGAAACCGTACACAAGGTATGGACCATTTTTAATTGGGATCTTGACTGGAATATATCTGTCAACAAAAAAAGATCCGCTGTTAAAGCAAAAG TGGCAGGCGGCGCTTGGTTGGTTCTCCTGTCTGTCAATCATGGCTGTGTTGGTTGGATTGGCCTACGTCCTCAGGGAGACCCCGGCCTATCCATCTGTGCCACATGCCCTCTATCAGGGACTGCACAGGCCGCTCTGGGCTCTGGCTGTCACCTGGATCATACTGGCCTGTGAGGAGGGTTACGGAG GTTGGATCAAGAGCTTCTTGTCATTGGGTTTGTGGGTTCCTCTCTCCAACATTAGTTTCGCCTGCTATCTGACACATCCAGTCTTCATCATCCTCTACATTGGCTTGCAAGAGACTCCAATCCACTACATGGACATCAACTTC ATGTACCTGTTCTTTGGACACCTGGTGCTCACGCTCGGGGTCAGctatgtgttttctgtgctggTTGAGAAGCCATACCTCCTCCTGAAATGGAGCAgtacataa